The following are encoded in a window of Novosphingobium sp. THN1 genomic DNA:
- the ispH gene encoding 4-hydroxy-3-methylbut-2-enyl diphosphate reductase: MNASLPDVAAETAPLRLLIAAPRGFCAGVDRAIEIVERALQRYGAPVYVRHEIVHNRFVVDGLKAKGAIFVEELDQVPDGAPVVFSAHGVPKVVPQDATARGLDWLDATCPLVSKVHRQAERQVEAGRHILFVGHKGHPEVIGTMGQVPEGAISLVETVEDVAKLAFAADTPLAFLTQTTLSVDDTAEIVAALRAKFPQITGPKAEDICYATSNRQEAVKAIAGECDLLLVIGAPNSSNSLRLVEVAERMGTRSRLIQRANEIDPAWLDGVNTLGLTAGASAPEVLVREVVAKVGELRSITEETVTTAEEKMVFKLPRQLLD; the protein is encoded by the coding sequence ATGAACGCCAGCTTGCCAGATGTCGCTGCCGAAACGGCCCCGTTACGCCTTCTGATTGCCGCCCCGCGCGGCTTCTGCGCCGGGGTTGACCGGGCGATCGAGATCGTTGAGCGCGCGCTGCAGCGCTATGGCGCGCCGGTCTATGTCCGGCACGAGATTGTGCACAACCGCTTCGTCGTGGACGGCCTCAAGGCCAAGGGCGCGATCTTCGTCGAGGAGCTGGACCAGGTGCCCGATGGCGCACCGGTGGTGTTCTCGGCCCATGGCGTGCCCAAGGTCGTGCCGCAGGACGCAACCGCGCGCGGGCTCGACTGGCTGGATGCCACTTGCCCGCTGGTGTCCAAGGTACATCGCCAGGCCGAGCGGCAGGTGGAGGCCGGGCGGCACATCCTGTTCGTGGGCCACAAGGGCCATCCCGAAGTGATCGGCACGATGGGCCAGGTTCCGGAAGGCGCAATCTCGCTGGTCGAAACCGTGGAAGACGTCGCCAAGCTGGCGTTCGCGGCTGACACGCCGCTGGCATTCCTGACGCAGACGACACTGTCGGTGGACGATACTGCCGAGATCGTGGCCGCCCTGCGCGCCAAGTTCCCGCAGATCACGGGCCCCAAGGCCGAGGACATCTGCTATGCGACTTCCAACCGGCAGGAAGCGGTCAAGGCGATTGCCGGCGAATGCGATCTGCTGCTGGTGATCGGCGCGCCGAACAGCTCCAACTCGCTGCGTCTGGTCGAAGTGGCCGAGCGCATGGGCACGCGCTCGCGCCTGATCCAGCGCGCGAACGAGATCGATCCTGCATGGCTCGATGGCGTGAACACGCTGGGGCTCACTGCCGGAGCTTCCGCGCCTGAAGTGCTGGTGCGCGAGGTTGTTGCCAAGGTCGGTGAATTGCGATCCATCACGGAAGAAACGGTGACCACCGCCGAGGAAAAGATGGTGTTCAAGCTGCCGCGCCAGCTGCTCGACTAA
- the argS gene encoding arginine--tRNA ligase, giving the protein MTDARINLHADFASVIDTALTALETAGTLPAGLNRGAVTCEPPRDPSHGDLATNAAMVLAKPAGTNPRALATALVAELEKEPRVVSAEIAGPGFINLRLTDDAWRGELALIAAAGADYGRSTMGGGKVVNVEYVSANPTGPMHMGHCRGAVVGDALADLLVFSGHKVTKEYYVNDAGAQVDVLARSVHMRYREALGESIEIPEGLYPGDYLVPVGKALAEEFADKYVGAPEADWLILFRTRAVAAMMDMIRADLATLGIHHDLFSSEAELQASGKVDAAEAWLRAHDLVYDGILEAPKGKTLDDWEPVELPLFRSTRFGDDQDRPIKKSNGAWTYFGADLAYHFQKAQSADALVDIWGADHAGTVKRIKAAVAALTSAEGGAPKPFEVKLVQMVQLMKGGQPFKMSKRSGNFVTLADVVEMVGKDVVRFTMLTRKPDAQMDFDFDKVVEASKDNPVFYVQYAHARICRNLRKGADEGFAPSGENLSLLGEEELALVKLAAQFPRMVEAAAVAREPHRIAFFLHDLASAFHSYYNLGNDRPEKRFIVAQDSAMTAARLFLAQQIGQVIRNGLALLGVEAAQEL; this is encoded by the coding sequence ATGACTGACGCCCGGATCAACCTCCACGCCGACTTCGCCTCGGTAATCGACACCGCGCTGACCGCGCTCGAAACCGCAGGGACTCTCCCCGCCGGCCTGAACCGAGGCGCGGTGACGTGCGAGCCGCCGCGCGATCCTTCCCACGGCGATCTGGCCACCAACGCCGCGATGGTGCTGGCCAAGCCTGCGGGCACCAATCCGCGCGCTCTGGCGACGGCACTCGTTGCCGAACTCGAGAAGGAGCCGCGCGTCGTCTCCGCCGAGATCGCCGGGCCTGGCTTCATCAACCTGCGGCTGACAGACGATGCCTGGCGCGGCGAACTCGCGCTGATCGCTGCGGCGGGGGCGGACTATGGCCGCTCGACCATGGGCGGCGGCAAGGTCGTCAACGTCGAATACGTCTCGGCCAATCCCACCGGCCCGATGCACATGGGCCACTGCCGTGGCGCGGTGGTCGGCGATGCGCTGGCGGATCTGCTCGTGTTCAGCGGGCACAAGGTCACCAAGGAATACTACGTCAACGATGCCGGCGCGCAGGTCGATGTCCTCGCCCGCTCGGTGCACATGCGCTACCGCGAGGCGCTGGGCGAGAGCATCGAGATTCCCGAAGGCCTCTACCCCGGTGATTACCTTGTCCCGGTGGGCAAGGCGCTGGCCGAGGAGTTTGCCGACAAGTACGTTGGCGCGCCCGAAGCGGACTGGCTGATCCTGTTCCGCACCCGCGCCGTGGCGGCAATGATGGACATGATCCGCGCCGATCTTGCGACCTTGGGTATCCATCACGACCTTTTCTCATCCGAAGCGGAGCTTCAGGCTTCGGGCAAGGTGGACGCCGCGGAAGCATGGCTGCGTGCGCATGATCTGGTCTACGATGGCATTCTCGAAGCGCCCAAGGGCAAGACGCTGGACGACTGGGAGCCGGTCGAACTGCCGCTGTTCCGCTCGACCAGGTTCGGCGACGATCAGGACCGTCCGATCAAGAAGTCGAACGGCGCCTGGACATACTTCGGTGCGGACCTCGCCTACCACTTCCAGAAAGCGCAGAGTGCCGATGCCCTCGTCGATATCTGGGGCGCCGACCACGCCGGCACGGTCAAGCGGATCAAGGCCGCGGTTGCCGCGCTGACCAGCGCCGAGGGCGGAGCGCCCAAGCCGTTCGAGGTCAAGCTCGTGCAGATGGTGCAGCTGATGAAGGGCGGCCAGCCCTTCAAGATGTCCAAGCGTTCCGGCAACTTCGTCACGCTGGCCGATGTTGTCGAGATGGTCGGCAAGGACGTGGTGCGCTTCACCATGCTCACCCGCAAGCCCGACGCGCAGATGGACTTCGATTTCGACAAGGTGGTCGAAGCCAGCAAAGACAACCCGGTGTTCTACGTGCAGTATGCCCACGCGCGCATCTGCAGGAACCTTCGCAAGGGCGCCGACGAAGGCTTTGCGCCGTCAGGAGAAAACCTGTCGCTGCTGGGCGAGGAGGAGCTGGCGCTGGTCAAGCTGGCGGCACAATTCCCGCGCATGGTCGAAGCCGCTGCCGTTGCGCGCGAACCGCACCGCATCGCCTTCTTCCTCCACGATCTCGCCTCGGCGTTCCACTCCTACTACAATCTGGGCAATGACCGGCCCGAGAAGCGCTTCATTGTGGCACAAGACTCCGCAATGACCGCAGCCCGCCTTTTCCTCGCCCAACAAATCGGGCAGGTAATTCGTAACGGTCTGGCGCTATTGGGCGTTGAGGCAGCGCAAGAACTTTGA
- a CDS encoding SPOR domain-containing protein, whose amino-acid sequence MNESGMNGENGQNSWDEEPGKPFDVSAEMAEPAGDRLALGDEERLPWLESADDIDGEDEDSGNGRLIGFAVMGLVVLAALVGGIWYASNRTAGPAGADGSLIEASREPYKVAPKDPGGKTFEGTGDSSFKVSEGEKPVANLAGSASPTPAVAPSPTPSAKPSAGATPAPKPTQAAATGGVGVQVGAFSSNAAAEAGWQKLIANHEALKGLSHRVVEGKADIGTVYRLQAVAGDLASASALCSRLQAGGLKCQVKR is encoded by the coding sequence ATGAACGAGTCTGGCATGAACGGGGAAAACGGGCAGAATTCGTGGGACGAAGAGCCGGGCAAACCGTTCGATGTCTCTGCCGAGATGGCAGAACCCGCAGGGGACCGCCTTGCACTGGGTGACGAGGAGCGCCTGCCTTGGCTCGAAAGCGCTGACGATATTGACGGTGAGGACGAGGACAGCGGCAACGGTCGCCTGATCGGCTTTGCCGTGATGGGCCTTGTGGTGCTTGCGGCGCTGGTCGGCGGGATCTGGTATGCCAGCAACCGCACGGCAGGGCCTGCCGGAGCCGACGGAAGCCTGATCGAGGCAAGCCGCGAACCCTACAAGGTTGCGCCCAAGGACCCCGGCGGCAAGACTTTCGAAGGAACCGGCGATTCCAGCTTCAAGGTCAGCGAAGGTGAGAAGCCCGTCGCCAACCTTGCCGGTTCCGCCTCGCCAACCCCGGCGGTCGCTCCGTCGCCTACGCCTTCGGCCAAGCCGAGCGCTGGTGCGACGCCGGCGCCAAAGCCCACACAGGCCGCGGCAACCGGTGGCGTCGGCGTGCAGGTTGGCGCTTTCTCGTCCAATGCAGCGGCGGAAGCCGGCTGGCAGAAGCTCATTGCCAACCATGAAGCCCTTAAGGGCCTCTCGCACCGCGTGGTCGAGGGCAAGGCCGACATCGGCACTGTCTATCGCCTTCAGGCGGTAGCCGGTGATCTGGCCTCGGCCAGCGCGCTCTGCTCACGGTTGCAGGCCGGTGGCCTGAAGTGCCAGGTGAAGCGCTGA
- a CDS encoding aromatic ring-hydroxylating dioxygenase subunit alpha yields MMREILGERVLLYRTKAGEAVAMSAICPHRAYPLEQGQRVGDAVQCGYHGFTFGPDGTCLRVPSQSGVPQKSSLRRYPVVETAGLVWVWTGDVDMASSAQLPDLAAMGLGRDDWAVEQHALVTINARYTLLIENLLDLSHVSFIHATTIPGGEMVASIPVSVEETAQSITVVRKGQNLPANPLIKMQFPGQEDPVNQDFDAEYISPALVRTGGAMSDAASGRPLGTQNYIHLITPASPTRVHYFVNTARDFAVNNPALGQMQIAMGTKIQPEDIAAIEAIELVLQSDATLPTEISARVDNGALKVRRRLEMQIKSEQATA; encoded by the coding sequence ATGATGCGCGAGATCCTGGGAGAGCGCGTGCTGCTCTATCGCACGAAGGCCGGAGAGGCGGTGGCGATGAGCGCGATCTGCCCACACCGCGCCTATCCGCTGGAACAGGGCCAGCGCGTTGGCGATGCGGTACAGTGCGGCTACCACGGTTTCACCTTTGGTCCGGATGGCACATGCCTGCGCGTGCCGAGCCAGTCAGGCGTGCCGCAAAAGTCATCGCTGCGCCGTTATCCTGTGGTCGAAACTGCTGGCCTGGTCTGGGTGTGGACCGGCGATGTTGACATGGCCAGTTCCGCCCAGCTTCCCGATCTCGCCGCGATGGGCCTTGGCCGCGACGACTGGGCGGTCGAACAGCATGCACTTGTGACGATCAATGCGCGTTACACCCTGCTGATCGAGAACCTTCTCGATCTGAGCCACGTCAGCTTCATTCACGCCACGACCATCCCGGGCGGTGAAATGGTTGCCTCGATCCCGGTGTCGGTCGAGGAAACCGCGCAAAGCATCACAGTTGTCCGCAAGGGGCAGAACCTGCCCGCCAATCCCCTGATAAAGATGCAGTTTCCGGGTCAGGAAGATCCGGTCAACCAGGACTTCGACGCCGAATACATCTCACCCGCGCTGGTGCGGACCGGCGGCGCCATGTCCGATGCAGCCAGTGGCCGACCGCTCGGCACGCAGAACTATATTCACCTGATCACGCCCGCATCCCCAACGCGCGTGCACTACTTCGTAAACACCGCCCGCGACTTTGCCGTGAACAACCCCGCGCTGGGCCAGATGCAGATCGCCATGGGCACGAAAATCCAACCGGAAGACATTGCCGCAATCGAGGCAATCGAACTGGTCCTGCAATCGGACGCGACGCTGCCAACCGAAATCAGCGCCCGGGTGGACAACGGCGCTTTGAAAGTGCGCCGCCGCCTGGAAATGCAGATCAAGAGCGAGCAGGCGACCGCCTAG
- a CDS encoding TetR/AcrR family transcriptional regulator produces MKHNAQNRILKPARYDGEENRRVVLEAALRVFSEVGFSAASTRAIAAAAGIEQGHLAYYFPTKLMLWRQVLDAFARKGEAHLRENLSGDTLIDAVATAHRVLPGFLRTFAEEPRLTRLMLQEFSVASERHEWLVDTFGRPVWELLAPLFEALARQGRLAGAGPEVAYFSLIGSALITFGNSELVRSMTGAEPSDEAWIERAISHMIGPVLMPVASR; encoded by the coding sequence ATGAAGCACAATGCGCAGAACCGGATCCTCAAGCCTGCCCGCTATGATGGGGAGGAGAACCGTCGCGTCGTGCTCGAGGCAGCGTTGCGGGTGTTTTCCGAGGTCGGGTTTTCCGCCGCCAGCACGCGGGCGATTGCCGCGGCTGCTGGGATCGAGCAGGGGCATCTGGCCTACTACTTCCCCACCAAGCTCATGTTATGGCGGCAGGTGCTGGACGCCTTTGCGCGTAAGGGTGAGGCCCATCTGCGAGAGAATCTGTCGGGAGATACGCTGATCGATGCGGTTGCCACCGCCCATCGCGTGTTGCCCGGTTTCCTGCGCACCTTCGCCGAGGAGCCACGCCTGACGCGGCTGATGTTGCAGGAATTCTCCGTCGCGTCCGAGCGCCACGAATGGCTTGTCGATACATTCGGGCGCCCAGTCTGGGAACTGCTTGCCCCGCTTTTCGAAGCGCTGGCAAGGCAGGGGCGGCTGGCCGGGGCAGGACCCGAGGTGGCCTATTTCAGCCTGATCGGGTCCGCGCTCATCACATTTGGCAATAGCGAGCTGGTGCGGAGCATGACCGGAGCCGAGCCATCCGACGAGGCCTGGATCGAGCGCGCCATCTCACACATGATCGGGCCTGTACTCATGCCGGTGGCAAGCCGGTGA
- the nagZ gene encoding beta-N-acetylhexosaminidase, with the protein MLPAIFGLSGLTLTDDERAFFRDADPAGYILFGRNVESRAQVRALTDDLRALHGRDRTFICIDQEGGRVARMKPPVWAAYPPAERFDRLYDVAPASAIEAARANGHALGLDLAEVGVSVDCLPLLDVRQPGAHDVIGDRALGSEPMRVAALGRATLDGLARAGVAGVVKHMPGHGRSMVDSHKETPVVTASAEELELDLAPFRALKDAPIAMTGHLRFTAWDAENPATLSSFVIGEVIRKAIGFDGLLLTDDLDMQALGGTVPERAVRAQAAGCDLALNCWAKMDDMIGIAAGLAPMSTTTAERLERALQGTAAFDGPADISAQTALLATRDRLLELA; encoded by the coding sequence ATGCTGCCAGCGATCTTCGGGCTTTCGGGCCTGACCCTGACCGATGACGAGCGCGCCTTCTTTCGCGATGCGGACCCGGCGGGATACATCCTGTTCGGGCGCAACGTCGAAAGCCGGGCGCAGGTCCGTGCGCTTACCGATGACCTGCGCGCGCTGCACGGGCGGGACCGCACCTTCATCTGCATCGATCAGGAAGGCGGGCGCGTTGCGCGGATGAAGCCTCCGGTCTGGGCGGCTTACCCGCCGGCCGAGCGCTTTGACCGGCTTTACGACGTGGCTCCTGCCAGCGCGATCGAGGCGGCGCGGGCCAATGGCCATGCGCTGGGGCTCGATCTGGCCGAGGTGGGCGTCAGCGTCGATTGCCTGCCGCTGCTCGATGTGCGCCAGCCCGGCGCGCATGACGTGATCGGCGACCGTGCATTGGGTTCCGAGCCGATGCGCGTGGCAGCGCTGGGCCGGGCAACGCTTGACGGGCTGGCGCGGGCAGGGGTTGCAGGGGTGGTCAAGCACATGCCGGGCCATGGCCGGTCGATGGTCGACAGCCACAAGGAAACTCCGGTTGTTACGGCGAGTGCCGAGGAGCTGGAGCTGGACCTCGCGCCGTTCCGCGCGCTGAAGGATGCGCCGATTGCGATGACCGGGCATCTGCGGTTCACCGCGTGGGATGCCGAGAACCCGGCAACGCTTTCGTCTTTCGTGATAGGCGAGGTGATCCGCAAGGCGATCGGCTTTGACGGACTGCTGCTGACCGATGATCTCGATATGCAGGCGCTGGGCGGCACGGTGCCCGAACGGGCCGTGCGCGCGCAGGCGGCGGGGTGCGACCTTGCGCTCAATTGCTGGGCGAAGATGGACGACATGATCGGCATTGCCGCAGGTCTCGCGCCGATGAGTACGACGACGGCAGAGCGGCTGGAGCGCGCCTTGCAGGGCACGGCAGCGTTCGATGGACCTGCGGATATCTCGGCCCAGACTGCGCTCCTTGCCACTCGTGACCGGCTGTTGGAACTTGCGTGA
- a CDS encoding ScpA family protein produces MAGDAAPALFDGDEVWDGIATAPTGDAALYLELDGWEGPLDLLLELARRQKVDLRTISILELVGQYLDYIDRAKALKLELAADYLVMAAWLAYLKSLLLLPRDPEVQPSPEELALKLQLRLQRLGAMREAGARLMGRDRTGRDVFLRGRPEGLRVDRKALWKSDLFSLIQAYGAIKLRSQPVVHMVRERAVVTLDAALARVSQMLGIAVEWTDLRAFLPLEADPALRKSALASSFLAALELAKQGRAELAQDAAFGPLMLRAAPSASSGRAA; encoded by the coding sequence ATGGCAGGCGACGCCGCCCCCGCGCTGTTTGACGGAGACGAGGTCTGGGACGGCATTGCCACTGCACCAACCGGCGACGCGGCGCTCTATCTCGAGCTTGATGGCTGGGAAGGGCCGCTTGACCTGCTGCTGGAACTGGCGCGACGGCAGAAGGTGGATCTGCGCACGATCTCGATCCTTGAGCTGGTCGGCCAGTATCTCGACTACATCGATCGTGCCAAGGCGCTGAAGCTGGAGCTGGCGGCGGACTATCTGGTGATGGCGGCGTGGCTGGCCTATCTCAAGTCATTGCTGCTGCTGCCGCGCGATCCCGAGGTGCAGCCGAGTCCCGAGGAACTGGCGCTCAAGCTGCAGTTGCGGCTGCAGCGCCTGGGCGCGATGCGCGAGGCAGGCGCGCGGCTGATGGGGCGGGACCGCACCGGCCGCGACGTGTTCCTGCGGGGCCGTCCCGAGGGCCTTCGCGTTGACCGCAAGGCGCTGTGGAAGTCCGATCTGTTCTCGCTGATCCAGGCCTACGGGGCGATCAAGCTGCGCAGCCAGCCAGTTGTTCACATGGTGCGCGAGCGTGCGGTGGTGACGCTGGATGCAGCGCTGGCGCGGGTGTCGCAGATGCTGGGCATCGCGGTGGAATGGACCGACCTGCGGGCTTTCCTGCCGCTGGAGGCCGATCCTGCCTTGCGCAAGTCTGCCCTGGCCTCGAGCTTTCTCGCGGCGCTGGAGCTGGCCAAGCAGGGCCGCGCCGAACTGGCGCAGGATGCAGCGTTCGGGCCGTTGATGCTGAGGGCCGCCCCTTCGGCAAGCTCAGGACGAGCGGCATGA
- the scpB gene encoding SMC-Scp complex subunit ScpB: protein MSGQPDDLERAVEATLFAAEQPMTALEISAHLGGAAVGDALATLAQTYAERGINLVERGGRWHFQTAADLAHLLRREKEEPRRLSRAATEALAIVAYHEPVSRAEIEAIRGVQTAKGTLDVLLEAGWIRIAGRREVPGRPTIYATTPEFLTHFGLSSRRDLPGIEELRAAGLLDPVEEAFAVLTGARMGTRGRLIRQAGKTPTDATEKLACGARGPYLGNAKELVTWVVFPFRT from the coding sequence ATGAGTGGGCAGCCCGACGATCTGGAACGTGCGGTGGAAGCAACGCTGTTCGCCGCCGAGCAGCCGATGACCGCGCTGGAAATCTCTGCGCATCTGGGCGGCGCGGCGGTGGGCGATGCGCTGGCGACGCTGGCGCAGACCTATGCCGAGCGCGGGATCAATCTCGTCGAGCGCGGCGGGCGCTGGCACTTCCAGACGGCAGCCGATCTTGCCCATCTGTTGCGCCGCGAAAAGGAAGAGCCGCGTCGGCTTTCCCGGGCGGCGACCGAGGCGCTGGCGATCGTTGCCTATCACGAACCCGTCAGCCGTGCCGAGATCGAGGCGATTCGCGGCGTACAGACGGCGAAGGGCACGCTGGATGTGCTGCTGGAGGCGGGCTGGATTCGCATCGCCGGGCGGCGCGAGGTGCCCGGGCGGCCGACGATCTATGCGACGACTCCGGAATTTCTCACGCACTTCGGCCTGAGTTCGCGGCGCGACCTGCCCGGAATCGAGGAATTGCGTGCTGCCGGGTTGCTTGACCCGGTCGAGGAAGCGTTTGCCGTCTTGACGGGGGCGAGGATGGGGACACGGGGGCGATTGATCCGTCAGGCGGGGAAGACGCCGACTGACGCGACGGAAAAACTGGCATGTGGGGCGCGCGGTCCCTATCTAGGGAACGCAAAGGAGTTAGTGACATGGGTGGTCTTTCCCTTCCGCACCTGA
- a CDS encoding twin-arginine translocase TatA/TatE family subunit: MGGLSLPHLIVLALVVLILFGRGRISEMMGDFGKGIKSFKQGMNDEDNKPVTPPPAQIQQQQVPPPAPAPTPTSTDQAQ; this comes from the coding sequence ATGGGTGGTCTTTCCCTTCCGCACCTGATCGTGCTTGCGCTGGTCGTGCTGATCCTGTTTGGCCGTGGCCGCATTTCCGAAATGATGGGCGATTTCGGCAAGGGCATCAAAAGCTTCAAGCAGGGCATGAACGACGAGGACAACAAGCCGGTCACGCCGCCGCCTGCGCAGATCCAGCAGCAGCAGGTGCCGCCTCCTGCCCCTGCGCCCACGCCGACGTCCACCGACCAGGCCCAGTAA
- the tatB gene encoding Sec-independent protein translocase protein TatB: MFDIGASELLVLVIVAIVVIGPKDLPMALRTAGRWVAKMRRVSNHFKSGIETMIREAEMEEMERKWKEQNERIMRETAAQEAAAAAQGQTVAAAEDQNDPFPNPLPSDAPADPVMIGPMPPEEKTARPEAPLP; encoded by the coding sequence GTGTTTGACATCGGCGCGTCCGAACTTCTGGTGCTGGTCATCGTGGCGATCGTGGTGATCGGCCCGAAGGACCTGCCGATGGCGCTGCGCACCGCAGGGCGGTGGGTGGCGAAGATGCGGCGCGTCTCCAACCACTTCAAGTCCGGCATCGAGACCATGATCCGCGAGGCGGAAATGGAGGAGATGGAGCGCAAGTGGAAGGAACAGAACGAGCGGATCATGCGTGAGACCGCGGCCCAGGAAGCCGCCGCCGCCGCGCAAGGCCAGACCGTGGCTGCCGCTGAGGATCAGAACGATCCGTTCCCCAATCCGCTGCCTTCCGATGCGCCCGCCGATCCGGTGATGATCGGGCCGATGCCGCCTGAGGAAAAGACCGCCAGACCGGAAGCGCCGCTGCCATGA
- the tatC gene encoding twin-arginine translocase subunit TatC has product MISDIDETQAPLLDHLLELRTRLLRCVYALAIAFAVSFYFADDIFALLAQPLVHAFPPGQGKLIYTKLYEAFFVELKVSMFAAFFVSFPVIANQLWAFVAPGLYAREKRAFLPFLLATPVLFTAGASLAYFVVMPTAFKWFLGFEGNKGGLQLEALPGTGDYLSLVMQFILAFGISFLLPVLLMLLNRAGIVSRDQLVKARRYAIVVIFAVATVATPPDVVSQLMLAIPLLILFEGTLLLMRFTEKADAKRRAEEEAEAAALAAGETPPLLP; this is encoded by the coding sequence ATGATCTCGGACATCGACGAGACACAGGCCCCGCTGCTCGACCACTTGCTGGAATTGCGCACCCGGCTGCTGCGCTGTGTCTATGCGCTGGCAATTGCCTTTGCGGTGAGCTTCTACTTTGCCGACGACATTTTCGCGCTGCTGGCGCAACCACTGGTCCATGCCTTCCCGCCGGGGCAGGGCAAACTGATCTACACCAAGCTTTACGAGGCGTTCTTCGTTGAGCTGAAGGTTTCGATGTTCGCGGCGTTCTTCGTCAGCTTCCCGGTGATCGCCAACCAGCTCTGGGCGTTCGTCGCACCGGGCCTCTATGCGCGCGAGAAGCGGGCGTTCCTGCCTTTCCTTTTGGCAACGCCGGTGCTGTTCACGGCGGGGGCGAGTCTTGCCTACTTCGTGGTGATGCCGACCGCGTTCAAATGGTTTCTGGGCTTTGAAGGCAACAAGGGTGGCCTGCAACTTGAGGCGCTGCCGGGCACGGGCGATTATCTGAGCCTGGTCATGCAGTTCATCCTCGCCTTCGGGATCAGCTTCCTGCTGCCAGTGCTGCTGATGCTGCTGAACCGCGCGGGCATCGTTAGCCGTGACCAGCTGGTCAAGGCGCGGCGCTATGCCATCGTGGTGATCTTTGCCGTGGCAACGGTGGCGACGCCGCCCGATGTCGTCTCGCAATTGATGCTGGCGATTCCGCTGCTGATCCTGTTCGAGGGGACGCTGCTGCTCATGCGCTTCACCGAAAAGGCCGATGCAAAGCGCAGGGCCGAGGAAGAAGCTGAAGCTGCGGCCTTGGCCGCGGGCGAGACACCGCCTCTCCTGCCCTGA
- a CDS encoding NAD(P)-dependent oxidoreductase: protein MNAYHERPDTSIDRGSNCPANVSFLGLGVMGGAMARHLGQAGHTLTIYNRTTARAEAWAAANPGISVRIATSPAEAAEGADAVITCVGNDDDLADVVLSPNGVFSTLKRGALYIDHTTVSARIARQIAVEGRDKELLCVDAPVTGGQSGAEAGTLAIMCGGSAKAVDAARPILAAYAKRVVHVGKSGAGQTAKMANQMCIAGTLAGLSEAIRFAQIAHLDLDKVFEAISGGAAQSWQMDNRFHTMAKDEFDFGFAVDWMRKDLGLAMDEARNLGASVPVTALVDQFYVDVQAMGHGREDTSALIRRLPRRAKRA, encoded by the coding sequence ATGAATGCGTATCATGAGCGACCAGACACCAGCATCGACCGGGGCAGCAACTGCCCCGCAAACGTTTCCTTCCTCGGCCTTGGCGTGATGGGCGGCGCGATGGCGCGGCATCTCGGCCAGGCGGGACACACCCTCACGATCTACAACCGCACCACCGCGCGTGCCGAAGCCTGGGCGGCGGCCAATCCTGGCATTTCCGTCCGCATTGCCACCAGCCCTGCCGAGGCTGCTGAAGGCGCCGATGCCGTCATCACTTGCGTCGGCAACGACGATGATCTTGCCGATGTCGTGCTCAGCCCGAACGGCGTGTTCTCGACCCTGAAGCGCGGTGCGCTCTACATCGATCACACCACTGTCTCGGCCCGCATCGCCCGTCAGATTGCGGTCGAGGGGCGCGACAAGGAGCTGCTCTGCGTCGATGCCCCCGTGACCGGCGGGCAATCGGGTGCCGAAGCGGGCACGCTTGCCATCATGTGCGGCGGCAGCGCCAAGGCGGTCGATGCCGCGCGGCCCATCCTTGCAGCTTATGCCAAGCGCGTCGTCCATGTCGGCAAGTCGGGTGCCGGGCAGACCGCCAAGATGGCCAACCAGATGTGCATCGCGGGCACGCTTGCCGGCCTGTCCGAAGCGATCCGCTTTGCCCAGATCGCCCATCTCGATCTCGACAAGGTGTTCGAGGCGATCTCCGGCGGCGCTGCGCAGTCGTGGCAGATGGACAACCGTTTCCACACCATGGCCAAGGACGAATTCGACTTCGGCTTCGCGGTTGATTGGATGCGCAAGGATCTCGGCCTTGCCATGGACGAGGCGCGGAACCTTGGCGCCAGCGTGCCGGTCACGGCGCTGGTCGACCAGTTCTACGTCGACGTGCAGGCCATGGGCCATGGGCGTGAAGATACCTCGGCGCTGATCCGTCGCCTCCCGCGCCGGGCCAAGAGAGCATGA